ACACTCTCGACATGACGGCCGTACTCGTCGGCGATATCCGCCGGAGCAACCTGCCCGCCGTCTGCTACCAACATCTCCAGGGCTTCCCACTGCACCGGCGAGAGCCCGTCTGAGAGATGGCGCACGACGACACTCTCCTGCTTCTGCTCGACTCGCGTCAGATCCAAGCCCACCGGTTCGGGACCGGAATGGTCCACCTCCGGTTCGAAGTACGAATCTTCGACAAATGGGCCGGAACCAGATGGTGCGATGTCGATACCCGCATCGGCCAGTACCGACAACACAGTCTGGTCTAACTCCCGTTCCAGCTTCTCCAAGTCGCGCCACCGGACAGTTTCATCATCATCCAGCAGCGAAGCCTGCAGAGACGAACCGACTTTCGGGTGGGATAGCGGATGGTCGTCGGGCACAGACAGCGCCTCACGGGCGTAGTAGTGCTTCACCTCCTTGGGGAGGTGGTGGTCGGGGAACGCCTCTCGAATCCGCTTCGGGCCGAGTGTGGCCGTGTGGTAGTATCCTGGCAGGTTCCGCCCGCGCTCGTCGTCATCGTTCTGGACGATCTTCCGATAGCCGCGGCGGTCGGATTCTAACAGGTGGCCCATCGCCGCAATCGGCCCATCGCGAGCGTGGACTGGTCCGCTAGCATCCCGATGAACACGGGCGTACTTTTCGGCGTCCTGAACGTTGCTGTAAGGGTGTGGCTCCTGGAAGTACCGACCGGTGACGCCAATCTCGACGGCTGCCCGCTGCAGTAGCTCGGGATATCGGTGAAACTCGATATTCGACCCCTTCACGCGGACGTTCACACCTTCGCCGAAGCCGTCCGGCACGGGAATCTCGATACGGCTGCCGTCGTCCCGCTCGCCCTGCATCCCGGGCCAGCGTGGGGCAACATGGGCTACGAAATCCTGCTGTCCGACCGAATCCTCCTCGGGATGACGGGCAACCTTTAGCCGGTACTCGCGCATGGTCTGCAGCTGCCAGTCCGTTCCCTGTGGTGTCCGCCCACCGGGGTGAACGATATTGCTGTCCTGGTAGGAGAGGCGAACGACCCACCGCTCGCCATCCTGCAGAAACTCGCCGCACTTTGACCCCTCACCAGCCTTGACCTCACTGTCCAGCGCGAAAAACGGCGCAAGGCCGTCGCTATTGAACAGGAGATTGGCGTGGAGTTCGTGAGGGGCCAGCCCTATCGTTCGCATCGCCCCCCGTCAGTCTTGACGGCGGCCACCGCCCGCTCGACCTCGGCTTGACTCTCCGCAAGCGGTTGGAGGTTCGTCCAGTCGAACTGAAGGGGTTCGCCTGCTTCTACGTCATATAATTCCGAAGCACGAACGAACCCAGTCACGCCGGAACCCCCTCCAGTTTCTCGCGAGCACGGCCAAGGAGATTGCCCACAGTACCGGGTGAACGGCCAGTCTTCCGGGCGTACTCCCGTGGCCCATACTGGCCCATGCCCACAGCCTCGTACACCTCTCGCTCGGCGTCAGTCAGTGGCGACAGGTCCGGTTCGTAATCGAACAGCGAAGACTGCGGAGTCACAGACTCTCACCCCCGTCAGTCCGGGCTTCCACTCGACCGCCCTGATTCCGCTGTGGCTGGTCTTCTGGGTCGGGGTAGTCGAGTTCTTTCCCAGCCGCAGTGCCCCGCGAGATACGGGGCATACAGTCACAGGCTGGACAGCGGTGGGCAATATCATCGCCGTCGCCGAACGTCCGCCGAAAGTCACGCGAAACGTGTGCCCCGCAGTGCTGGCAGTTCGACTTCTCGATAGTTGCGTTCTCGACAAGTCGGTTACTCAAGAGAAACCACCCCC
The genomic region above belongs to Haloarcula hispanica ATCC 33960 and contains:
- a CDS encoding DUF7845 domain-containing protein encodes the protein MRTIGLAPHELHANLLFNSDGLAPFFALDSEVKAGEGSKCGEFLQDGERWVVRLSYQDSNIVHPGGRTPQGTDWQLQTMREYRLKVARHPEEDSVGQQDFVAHVAPRWPGMQGERDDGSRIEIPVPDGFGEGVNVRVKGSNIEFHRYPELLQRAAVEIGVTGRYFQEPHPYSNVQDAEKYARVHRDASGPVHARDGPIAAMGHLLESDRRGYRKIVQNDDDERGRNLPGYYHTATLGPKRIREAFPDHHLPKEVKHYYAREALSVPDDHPLSHPKVGSSLQASLLDDDETVRWRDLEKLERELDQTVLSVLADAGIDIAPSGSGPFVEDSYFEPEVDHSGPEPVGLDLTRVEQKQESVVVRHLSDGLSPVQWEALEMLVADGGQVAPADIADEYGRHVESVRRALREMEDLVISDYADVSLRSEYVAEMVHAAVDEAREATRRAVDTAAKAAEAVERGLENTMSAFIAWAARHGVDVNDAREAQMTLRFGEIEKHGKAIREGFRVWKDAGMPEERYRQAQVQLADGSRGTAWRWLATG
- a CDS encoding helix-turn-helix transcriptional regulator, which produces MTPQSSLFDYEPDLSPLTDAEREVYEAVGMGQYGPREYARKTGRSPGTVGNLLGRAREKLEGVPA
- a CDS encoding DUF7563 family protein, whose amino-acid sequence is MSNRLVENATIEKSNCQHCGAHVSRDFRRTFGDGDDIAHRCPACDCMPRISRGTAAGKELDYPDPEDQPQRNQGGRVEARTDGGESL